AAGAAACGAGGCGCGCGAAGGCCTTCAGGCCAAATTGATCAGCAATTGCCCTCGTCGTGACAATTGCAGCCGAGGCGCCGTCATTTTGTCCGCTGGCGTTACCCGCCGTAACTGTCGCTTCCGGATCAATTCCGCTCAAAATCGGCTTCAGAAGGCCTAGAGACGCAACTGTTGTCTCGGGACGGGGATGCTCGTCGCGGGTAAAAAGAAAGGCTCCCTTGCGGTCTCTCACCGTGACTGGGATGATCTCATCATCAAATCGCCCTGATTCCTGCGCAGCGACCGCCTTGAGATGTGAATTGAAGGCAAACTCATCCTGTTGATCTCGCGGAATGTGGTATATCCTTCGCAAATTTTCTGCAGTTTCGACCATTCCATCAGGAACAAGATAGTTCTTCCCGCCAGCGGTAACTCGGCCTTTCGCGAGAGCATCATAAAACTGCATCGACGCTGACTTTACCCCCCACCGCGCGCTATTGGAATAAAAGGGTGCATTGCTCATTGACTCTGTGCCGCCCGCTAGGACCACATCGGATGCACCTGTCGCGACCTGCATGCTGGCATTGATCACCGCTTGAAGTCCCGATCCACACCGTCGATCAAGCTGCCACCCGGGGACTTCCACAGGTAAACCGGCGTCAAGCGCGATGACTCGGCCAACCGCTGGAGCATCCATTGTCGGGTAACATTGTGCGAAAATCACATCATCGATGCGGTCTGCAGGAAAACCCGTTCTTTCAAGTAACGCGCGCACCACGGTTGCGCCAAGCTCTTGCGCTGCCAATGCGCGGAACTGGCCGCCAAATCGGCCGACCGGGGTGCGAACAGGTTCGCAAATTACTGTGTCGCGCATGAGATATCTCTACTCGGGTGTTGTCAGGGAAATGTTCAATGCGGCCCGACGACGAAGCCAAAGGCTTGGCCGATAACGCGGGTCGCCAGTCTGCTCCAGCAGGCGAACGAGTATGTGCATTATCCGTGCAGGACCAATAAAGTCGCCCAAGCTCAAGGGCCCCTTGGGGTATCCCAGGCCGAGCCTGACGCCTGCATCGATATCGTTGGGAACAGCGACCCGTTGCTGGGCAATCTCGCAGGCGATATTTACAATTGTCGCGATCGTGCGCTGCGCAATGAAGCCCGGAGAGTCCGAAATCCGCGTCACCTTGGCACCTGCTTTCAGAAGTGCCGCATTCACGATCTCGGTTGCCGATCCAGTCGCAGGGGTCGGCATGAGAGTGAGCCGTCCGCCGTCCTTGTAGGTTTCCAGGTGAAGTGGATCGATGGCCACTACCTTGGTAGGGTCATATCCAGCAGCTAACGCCGCTGTTGTAGCATCCAGCCCGTAGGGTGCCAGAACGACAGCAGTCGCTTCCTCTGCCGAGTTCGCCTTGATCAGACCGCCGGCCGTCAGCAGCTTTGAAAGGGTCATCTCGATGGAGGAGTTTGTTGGGTCAACGAATACAGTTCCACTCGATTCCAAGCCGCAATACTGCTCATCTGGCTCGACCTTTCTGCCGTTGTCATATTGATAAAAGCCCCGTCCAGCCTTACGGCCGAGCAGTCCTGCTTCGACACGGCGGTAAACGAGGGGGGAGGGACGATAACGTGGATCCTGGAAAAAGGCGTCGTAGATTTCCCGCAGCACACGACTGGAGACATCAAGCCCCGTAAGATCGAAGAGTTCGAAAGGCCCCATAGGGAACCCGGCAGACTCCCTCATCACGCGGTCGACATCCGCGAATGTCGCAACGCCCTCCTGAACGATGCGTAAGCCTTCAGTAACAAGCCCTCGTCCCGCATGATTAACCACGAAACCTGGCGTGTCCGCGCAGATTACCGGATGATGACTGGTCGCTGCGACCAATGCGAACAGTCGATCAATGACTCTCTGTTCTGTCAGTTCGCCCTTGATGATTTCCACTACCTTCATCAAAGGTACCGGATTGAAGAAGTGCAGGCCTGCCACTCGTTCGGGGACTCGACAACCCGTGGCGCAACTGGTGACCGACAAAGATGATGTATTCGTGCACAGAATTGTGTCGTCGGAGACGACCTGCTCCAGCGTCATGAAGAGATCACGTTTGGTTTTAAGATCTTCTAGAATTGCTTCAACCACGATATCGGACGACGCAAGGTCACCGAGTTCATCGGCAATCTGTATACGCTCCATGGCGTCATGCCTTTGTTCGGCAGACATTCGCCCCTTTGAAACTGCTCGTCCGAACATGTCCGAAACAAAATTACAGGCTTCTGTTGCAGCACCCTT
The genomic region above belongs to Ochrobactrum quorumnocens and contains:
- a CDS encoding acetyl-CoA C-acetyltransferase, whose product is MRDTVICEPVRTPVGRFGGQFRALAAQELGATVVRALLERTGFPADRIDDVIFAQCYPTMDAPAVGRVIALDAGLPVEVPGWQLDRRCGSGLQAVINASMQVATGASDVVLAGGTESMSNAPFYSNSARWGVKSASMQFYDALAKGRVTAGGKNYLVPDGMVETAENLRRIYHIPRDQQDEFAFNSHLKAVAAQESGRFDDEIIPVTVRDRKGAFLFTRDEHPRPETTVASLGLLKPILSGIDPEATVTAGNASGQNDGASAAIVTTRAIADQFGLKAFARLVSWGAAGVAPNAMGIGPVPATSRALHKAGLKLSDMDLIELNEAFASQVLACTQEWQFRKDDFERLNVNGSGISLGHPLAATGGRILATLLREMDRRGVRYGLETMCIGGGQGIAAIFESVQD
- a CDS encoding 3-hydroxyacyl-CoA dehydrogenase, producing the protein MFTVAVVGTGAMGRGIIQWAAEAGAKVIAFDQRKGAATEACNFVSDMFGRAVSKGRMSAEQRHDAMERIQIADELGDLASSDIVVEAILEDLKTKRDLFMTLEQVVSDDTILCTNTSSLSVTSCATGCRVPERVAGLHFFNPVPLMKVVEIIKGELTEQRVIDRLFALVAATSHHPVICADTPGFVVNHAGRGLVTEGLRIVQEGVATFADVDRVMRESAGFPMGPFELFDLTGLDVSSRVLREIYDAFFQDPRYRPSPLVYRRVEAGLLGRKAGRGFYQYDNGRKVEPDEQYCGLESSGTVFVDPTNSSIEMTLSKLLTAGGLIKANSAEEATAVVLAPYGLDATTAALAAGYDPTKVVAIDPLHLETYKDGGRLTLMPTPATGSATEIVNAALLKAGAKVTRISDSPGFIAQRTIATIVNIACEIAQQRVAVPNDIDAGVRLGLGYPKGPLSLGDFIGPARIMHILVRLLEQTGDPRYRPSLWLRRRAALNISLTTPE